A region of Marnyiella aurantia DNA encodes the following proteins:
- a CDS encoding ABC transporter ATP-binding protein — protein MFLELQQSTVGYKTPLIEEISTGLDLGEICLLVGNNGVGKTTLIKSILNQTPLLSGSILLEEKSNISFSNRELAKKIAVVFSKSRVPANFTLADLIGFGKYIHYPYYFNLSKEDQNEVEEIIERLNLTQYTNFPLQKLSDGNLQKAFIGRALAQNSPMIILDEPTTHLDEENKIIILKLLRHLARTKNKLILFSSHDWRLAKEFADKMWLVNSGRMDSGITEELLLKHHELLNPQLFHMSSGFIAPHISAPTLEKEMLFSYLQKNFAKDLSKFQFEYLESFWTVTVGNQQQICTSFAEIALFINKQS, from the coding sequence ATGTTTCTGGAGTTACAACAAAGTACGGTAGGCTATAAAACACCATTAATTGAAGAGATAAGCACAGGCTTGGATCTTGGCGAAATTTGCCTTCTTGTAGGCAATAACGGTGTGGGCAAGACTACGCTCATCAAAAGCATACTTAACCAGACGCCATTACTTTCCGGAAGCATTTTGCTTGAAGAAAAAAGTAATATATCATTTTCTAACCGCGAACTGGCCAAAAAGATAGCGGTTGTCTTTTCCAAATCGCGGGTGCCTGCAAACTTCACACTGGCAGATCTAATTGGTTTTGGTAAATATATTCACTACCCTTATTATTTTAATTTAAGTAAAGAGGATCAAAATGAGGTTGAAGAGATTATTGAACGCCTGAACCTTACCCAGTATACGAATTTCCCTCTGCAGAAACTATCGGACGGAAACCTTCAGAAAGCTTTCATTGGAAGAGCTCTTGCACAAAATTCACCCATGATCATCCTGGATGAACCCACGACTCATCTGGACGAGGAAAATAAGATAATCATTCTTAAACTCCTTAGACATCTGGCGCGGACTAAGAATAAACTCATCCTTTTTTCGTCTCATGACTGGCGGCTGGCAAAAGAATTCGCCGATAAGATGTGGCTGGTGAATTCAGGCCGTATGGACTCCGGTATTACCGAAGAACTTCTGCTGAAACATCACGAACTGCTGAACCCTCAACTCTTTCATATGAGTTCCGGATTTATCGCCCCGCACATTTCAGCTCCCACCCTGGAGAAGGAAATGCTCTTCTCATACCTTCAGAAAAACTTCGCAAAAGATCTATCAAAATTTCAGTTTGAATATTTAGAATCATTTTGGACTGTTACAGTAGGAAATCAGCAGCAAATATGCACATCATTTGCTGAGATTGCACTTTTTATAAATAAACAAAGCTGA
- a CDS encoding 3-hydroxyacyl-CoA dehydrogenase/enoyl-CoA hydratase family protein: MKRRIKHVTVLGSGIMGSGIAAHFANIGVQVLLLDIVPSELSDAEQKKGLTKDDRSVRNRIATENFEKLKKASPALLYSPKFADRITVGNFDDDLQKIKNTDWIIEVVVERLDIKKSVYGKIEQFRKPGTLISSNTSGIPIHHLVEGRSDDFKKHFAGTHFFNPVRYLPLLEVIPTPDTDPEIVKFYMDFGAKFLGKTTVLAKDTPAFIANRVGVFSMMNLLHEVKGLGLSVTDIDKLTGPVIGRPKSATFRTADVVGLDTLVMVANGVSASGTEASNSNDVFKLPEYIQKMVDNKWLGSKSEQGFYKKIKNAEGKSEIHGLNLETMEYELQEKTSFPTLELTKNIDKPIDRFKVLITGKDKAGELYRKSLGALFGYVSHKVPEISDEVYKIDDAMRAGFGWENGPFEIWDAVGVEKGIDLAKEAGYEVSDWVKNVDTFYKVNEEGQSTYFDKNSGNYLNTPGKESFIILDNIRRNKTLWSNSGSAIQDLGDGIINFEIRSKMNSLGGEVLDGLNRAIDLAEKEYDGLVIGNQGANFSVGANLAMILMMAIEQDWDDLNMAIAYFQKSMMRVRYSSIPVVVAPHGMTLGGGCEMTMHADRVVAAAETYIGLVETGVGVIPGGGGTKEFAIRTSREFQKDDVKNNRLRDMFMNIAMGKVATSAYEAYDMGILEEHKDIVVVDKNRQIKTAKMLALSLAEHGYTQPIEQKVQVLGKDALGMFLVGTDQMLTGKYISEHDKLIADKLANVLVGGNLSEPTVVTEQYLLNLERETFLQLCGERKTLERIQYMLQKGKPLRN, encoded by the coding sequence ATGAAAAGAAGAATCAAACACGTTACGGTTCTTGGCTCAGGGATCATGGGTTCCGGCATTGCCGCACATTTCGCCAATATTGGCGTGCAGGTGCTGCTGCTGGATATTGTACCTTCTGAACTAAGTGATGCCGAGCAGAAGAAAGGCTTGACCAAGGATGATAGGTCTGTCAGGAACAGGATTGCAACGGAAAATTTTGAAAAACTTAAAAAGGCCAGTCCGGCACTCCTCTATTCGCCTAAGTTTGCAGACAGGATTACCGTAGGTAATTTTGATGATGACCTTCAGAAAATTAAGAATACAGACTGGATTATTGAAGTGGTTGTTGAAAGACTGGACATCAAGAAATCGGTTTACGGGAAAATTGAACAGTTCCGGAAGCCCGGAACTTTGATATCTTCAAATACTTCCGGTATTCCAATCCATCATTTGGTGGAAGGCCGCAGCGACGATTTCAAAAAACATTTTGCAGGAACCCACTTTTTTAACCCTGTAAGATATCTTCCGCTATTGGAAGTGATCCCCACGCCGGATACCGACCCGGAAATTGTGAAATTCTATATGGATTTCGGCGCAAAGTTCCTCGGAAAAACAACTGTACTGGCAAAAGACACACCGGCATTTATCGCAAACCGCGTGGGTGTATTTTCCATGATGAACCTTCTTCATGAAGTAAAAGGACTTGGACTGTCTGTAACAGACATCGATAAACTCACAGGTCCTGTAATCGGCCGCCCGAAGTCCGCTACTTTCAGGACTGCGGATGTCGTTGGGCTTGACACTTTAGTAATGGTTGCCAACGGTGTGAGCGCCAGTGGCACCGAAGCTTCCAATTCTAACGACGTATTCAAGCTTCCCGAGTATATCCAGAAAATGGTAGACAACAAATGGCTTGGTTCGAAATCTGAACAGGGTTTTTACAAAAAGATTAAAAATGCCGAAGGCAAATCGGAAATCCATGGTCTGAATCTGGAAACCATGGAGTACGAACTTCAGGAAAAAACGAGCTTCCCTACGCTTGAGCTTACCAAAAACATTGATAAGCCTATTGACCGCTTCAAAGTTCTGATTACCGGTAAAGATAAGGCGGGCGAACTTTACAGAAAATCTTTAGGGGCACTTTTCGGTTATGTTTCTCATAAAGTTCCCGAAATTTCAGATGAAGTATATAAAATTGACGACGCTATGCGTGCAGGTTTCGGCTGGGAAAACGGACCGTTTGAAATCTGGGATGCGGTAGGTGTAGAAAAGGGAATTGACCTGGCAAAGGAAGCTGGCTACGAAGTTTCGGACTGGGTGAAAAATGTAGACACTTTCTATAAAGTTAATGAAGAAGGTCAATCCACCTATTTCGACAAAAATTCCGGTAACTATCTGAATACTCCCGGAAAGGAATCCTTTATCATCCTCGATAATATCAGGAGAAATAAAACCCTTTGGAGCAACTCAGGTTCAGCTATTCAGGATTTGGGTGACGGCATCATCAACTTCGAGATCCGTTCCAAAATGAATTCGCTTGGCGGTGAAGTTTTAGATGGTTTAAACAGAGCCATCGACCTTGCCGAAAAGGAATACGACGGTCTTGTAATCGGTAACCAAGGTGCCAATTTCTCTGTGGGAGCCAATCTTGCTATGATTTTGATGATGGCGATTGAGCAGGACTGGGATGACCTGAATATGGCGATTGCCTATTTCCAGAAATCAATGATGAGAGTTCGTTATTCCTCAATCCCTGTCGTTGTCGCGCCTCACGGAATGACTTTAGGCGGTGGTTGCGAGATGACAATGCATGCCGACCGTGTAGTTGCAGCTGCCGAAACGTATATCGGACTGGTTGAAACCGGCGTTGGCGTAATTCCAGGTGGCGGCGGAACAAAAGAGTTTGCCATCAGGACTTCACGCGAATTCCAGAAAGACGATGTAAAAAACAACAGACTCAGGGATATGTTTATGAATATCGCCATGGGTAAAGTGGCTACATCAGCTTATGAAGCATACGATATGGGCATCCTGGAGGAGCATAAGGACATCGTGGTTGTCGACAAAAACCGCCAGATCAAAACCGCCAAAATGCTCGCTTTAAGTTTAGCGGAACACGGATATACTCAACCTATCGAACAAAAAGTGCAGGTTTTAGGCAAAGATGCCCTCGGAATGTTCTTAGTAGGGACAGATCAGATGCTTACCGGAAAGTACATTTCTGAACACGACAAACTGATCGCAGATAAACTGGCAAACGTTCTTGTAGGCGGTAATCTCTCTGAACCAACCGTTGTAACCGAACAGTATTTACTCAACCTTGAAAGAGAAACCTTCCTTCAGCTTTGTGGCGAAAGAAAAACCCTGGAAAGGATACAGTACATGCTGCAGAAAGGCAAACCGCTTCGTAATTAG
- a CDS encoding 2Fe-2S iron-sulfur cluster-binding protein, which produces MENQIPYARHYDFHRLKITKKQQLTNSVFALEFAIPDHLKKNYEYQSGQYVALKYRHKQQTYINDFSMTSAPHQAELSLGIKMNGDGSSTKDLFEQYSVGDEIEVSEPMGRFTLVSKPHEFRTIIGFAGGIGITPLLSHFKNILHTEPRTRLFLFYGNRRSDEIAFRDELDALAKNHANRFQVYYFFSQDETADNLFKGRLDEHKLKLIINQILHLDDTDEESTIWDAVDEVLICGKGEMIKALANACYNNGILKRNIHFELFEEYNEDIYPQEKEFPLVENIELEFRMNRQNYVTTLNDNRLRILQQLLIQGYPVPYSCKSGICGSCICTLKEGEVDLLENEYLTEKEEQSGKILACMAVPLSKKIVLNFDAETVAY; this is translated from the coding sequence ATGGAAAACCAAATACCTTACGCCAGGCACTATGATTTTCACCGGCTAAAAATAACTAAAAAGCAGCAACTGACCAATTCTGTCTTTGCTTTGGAGTTTGCCATTCCGGACCATCTGAAGAAAAATTACGAATATCAATCCGGGCAATACGTAGCTTTAAAGTACCGTCATAAGCAGCAAACTTATATCAATGACTTTTCAATGACTTCTGCTCCACATCAGGCAGAACTGTCGCTCGGCATTAAGATGAATGGGGACGGAAGTTCTACCAAAGATCTTTTTGAGCAATATTCTGTAGGCGACGAAATCGAAGTTTCCGAACCTATGGGCAGGTTTACCCTGGTTTCCAAGCCGCATGAGTTCCGCACCATCATCGGTTTCGCAGGCGGTATCGGTATAACGCCCTTACTCAGTCACTTCAAAAATATCCTTCATACGGAACCGCGAACGCGTCTTTTCCTTTTTTACGGCAACCGGCGGTCCGACGAAATTGCTTTTCGTGACGAACTGGATGCATTGGCGAAGAATCATGCAAACAGGTTTCAGGTTTACTACTTCTTTTCGCAGGATGAAACCGCGGATAATCTGTTTAAGGGAAGGCTGGACGAACATAAACTGAAACTGATCATCAACCAAATCCTTCATCTGGACGATACAGATGAGGAAAGTACTATTTGGGATGCGGTGGATGAAGTCCTGATTTGCGGGAAAGGCGAGATGATTAAGGCACTTGCAAATGCATGTTACAATAACGGAATACTGAAAAGGAATATTCATTTTGAGCTTTTCGAGGAATATAATGAAGACATTTATCCGCAGGAAAAGGAATTTCCACTGGTAGAAAATATTGAACTTGAGTTTCGGATGAACCGTCAAAACTATGTCACAACGCTTAATGATAACCGCCTACGCATTCTGCAGCAACTTCTTATTCAGGGTTATCCGGTTCCTTACTCCTGTAAATCGGGTATTTGCGGCAGTTGTATATGTACGCTGAAGGAAGGGGAAGTAGATTTGCTGGAAAATGAATATCTGACTGAGAAGGAAGAGCAGTCGGGGAAAATACTGGCCTGCATGGCTGTACCACTCAGTAAGAAAATTGTCCTGAATTTTGACGCTGAAACCGTAGCATACTGA
- a CDS encoding SanA/YdcF family protein, which produces MVLANIWVFSVTNGRTYTKISKVPPRETALVLGTSPKMRSGAGNPYFLKRMDATALLYHHGKVKKIIVSGEKSKGYDEPAAMKRFLVYEEGVPENIIIEDPKGFNTHSSITRCKEVYKVNDVIIVSQGFHNLRALFFARNNSLNALGFDAQDVSRPESYYRNQSREVLARVLAVVHYILGISPE; this is translated from the coding sequence ATGGTTTTGGCAAATATTTGGGTATTTTCAGTGACAAACGGCAGGACCTACACCAAGATATCAAAGGTTCCGCCCCGTGAGACGGCGCTTGTGCTGGGTACATCGCCCAAGATGAGATCCGGTGCGGGAAATCCCTATTTCCTGAAGAGAATGGATGCTACAGCACTTCTTTATCATCATGGAAAAGTGAAAAAGATCATAGTAAGCGGCGAAAAAAGCAAAGGCTATGATGAGCCTGCAGCCATGAAACGTTTCCTTGTTTATGAGGAAGGGGTTCCCGAAAATATAATCATTGAAGATCCCAAAGGTTTCAACACTCACAGCAGCATTACCCGTTGTAAAGAGGTCTATAAGGTGAACGATGTAATTATCGTGTCTCAGGGTTTCCATAACCTAAGGGCCCTTTTCTTTGCCCGGAATAACAGTTTAAATGCTCTTGGTTTTGATGCTCAGGACGTCTCACGTCCCGAAAGTTACTACCGCAACCAGTCGCGCGAAGTTCTTGCGCGCGTTTTAGCTGTGGTACATTATATCCTGGGTATATCTCCTGAGTAA
- a CDS encoding iron chelate uptake ABC transporter family permease subunit, with the protein MLVNLNIGYIDLAISDFINSDSDNSQIAQLRVNRGLAMLLAGISIPTSGFLLQEYFQNPLAGPSVLGITSVASLSVAFYVFLSRDYQIPDFLQNSFISISAIAGSLLLMVVLLAFSARFTDKSFLIIFGFLISALAGAVVSVLQLYAENESLKSYILWSFGANSQVSANQLWVLAGIVLIGLALSFMSIKPLIGNALGIAYAKSFGVNLNQLKLLIIVASSLLSASVTAFLGPILFIGIVVPHFSRIIYNPSRLWQQWILNMILGVLIMEVFSVASELTLFPLNVITSLFGIPVILMMLMSKKMAV; encoded by the coding sequence ATGCTCGTCAACCTGAACATCGGCTATATTGATCTGGCGATATCAGACTTTATCAATTCGGACTCAGACAATTCGCAGATTGCACAATTACGCGTTAACCGTGGGCTGGCTATGCTGCTGGCAGGCATTTCCATTCCAACATCTGGCTTTCTGTTACAGGAGTATTTCCAGAATCCGCTTGCAGGTCCATCAGTGCTTGGAATTACCTCTGTGGCGAGTTTGAGTGTGGCCTTCTATGTTTTTCTTTCCCGTGATTACCAGATTCCGGATTTTCTTCAGAACAGTTTCATAAGTATATCTGCAATTGCGGGCAGCCTGCTTCTGATGGTTGTACTTCTGGCATTTTCCGCAAGATTTACCGACAAATCTTTTCTGATCATTTTTGGATTTTTGATTTCCGCGCTGGCGGGTGCCGTGGTATCCGTACTTCAGCTGTATGCAGAAAATGAAAGTCTTAAAAGTTATATTCTGTGGAGTTTTGGCGCCAACAGCCAGGTATCTGCCAATCAGCTCTGGGTTCTCGCGGGCATTGTGTTAATCGGTCTGGCGTTAAGTTTCATGTCCATCAAACCGCTAATCGGAAATGCCCTGGGTATCGCTTATGCAAAAAGCTTTGGCGTTAACCTAAACCAGCTTAAACTGCTGATCATAGTAGCATCTTCCCTGCTTTCAGCATCCGTTACGGCCTTTTTAGGGCCTATCCTTTTTATTGGGATCGTTGTTCCGCATTTCAGCAGGATAATCTATAATCCTTCGCGACTGTGGCAACAGTGGATACTCAATATGATTCTGGGTGTCCTTATTATGGAAGTGTTTTCAGTTGCTTCAGAACTCACCCTGTTTCCGCTCAATGTAATTACATCACTGTTCGGAATACCTGTGATCTTAATGATGCTGATGAGTAAAAAGATGGCGGTTTGA
- the tamL gene encoding translocation and assembly module lipoprotein TamL, with amino-acid sequence MTYPSDMRDQKLRDSLFTKYGHPEYVGKNLFLNRFLHNVGQPPVILDASKSESSANSIRKRLVYRGYWDAETRYTHDLDSAAKKAQVNYLINPKDATQISEYYYDIPDARIKSIYEEELAASTIQSKTILDQEKMESEVKRINDLMRSRGFYQFNGSGQEIFFMADTLTSRKNVPVTMEIHRDSVDTPYKTATIGNIDVAVVENANDFPQNTVKDSLRGIRFHMLDDQFKSSALWRAVILKNGDLYDQKNLDLTRRNFQAMNNFSLIKARDSLRRGGSTSPNDSIIDVLYLLKPLPKYELKVAADLNYSQLLNLAASPSVDLTTRNIFGGAENLNTSVSWIAGRVRNSKDLDTRVWAHEFSANANLSFPRLLLPFSYYKLIPKRYSPSTSVSLGASFQKNIGMDRVNFNTGLNYFANVNDVISHRLTIFNTQLSLTRNKDRYYEYFPRDGDVRNYIFEKYSPALYDQFIAGQISSDEFSAIILNDQGFVNSLTPEQLNSYNTFRQSLVNKDRQTQDVLISSFIYNFIYNEIGKKEFDNPFYFNGKVEVAGNLLSMIARAEAEKGITTGQQKTLFKLPLSQFVKFDVDVRKYLTFGKQTLAMRQFVGLGIPYGNSNQMPFVRSYFNGGSNDIRAWRPFGGLGPADSQLDERIRTFVMGNVKLTSSVEYRMPLTEMYEVAVFTDAGNIWSLKNTGFGDQFKFNRFLKQMGVGSGFGLRINVAYITARIDLAYKIYDPNKPEGDRWRFDKIQPLKPTLNFAFGYPF; translated from the coding sequence ATGACCTACCCTTCCGATATGAGGGACCAGAAACTTCGGGATTCGCTATTCACCAAATATGGCCACCCCGAATATGTAGGAAAAAACTTATTTCTGAACCGTTTCTTGCACAACGTTGGTCAGCCACCAGTAATTCTGGATGCCAGTAAAAGTGAAAGCAGTGCTAACTCCATCCGTAAAAGACTGGTGTACCGCGGCTATTGGGATGCCGAGACTAGATATACGCACGATCTTGATTCCGCTGCAAAAAAAGCTCAGGTCAACTATTTGATCAATCCCAAAGATGCTACACAGATCAGTGAGTATTATTATGATATTCCGGATGCACGTATAAAATCCATTTACGAGGAAGAACTTGCGGCCAGTACAATCCAATCCAAAACGATTCTGGATCAGGAAAAAATGGAATCCGAAGTGAAAAGGATCAACGATTTGATGCGCAGCCGTGGATTTTACCAGTTCAACGGTTCCGGACAGGAAATCTTCTTTATGGCCGATACTCTGACCAGCCGGAAAAACGTGCCCGTAACCATGGAAATCCACCGGGATTCTGTAGACACACCATACAAAACCGCTACCATAGGGAATATTGATGTTGCCGTCGTAGAAAATGCAAATGATTTCCCGCAAAATACGGTAAAGGATTCACTGCGGGGCATCAGGTTTCATATGCTGGACGACCAATTTAAAAGCAGCGCGCTTTGGCGTGCGGTAATCCTTAAAAACGGAGACCTTTACGACCAGAAAAACCTGGACCTGACACGCAGAAATTTTCAGGCAATGAATAATTTCAGTCTGATTAAGGCCCGGGATTCCCTGCGTCGGGGCGGCAGTACATCCCCAAATGACAGTATCATTGATGTCCTTTATCTGCTGAAACCGCTCCCTAAATACGAGTTGAAAGTCGCAGCGGACCTTAACTATTCTCAGTTACTGAATCTGGCGGCCTCACCGTCAGTAGACCTAACTACCAGAAACATTTTTGGTGGTGCTGAAAACCTGAATACGTCAGTTTCGTGGATTGCAGGCCGTGTGCGAAATTCCAAGGATCTGGACACCCGTGTTTGGGCACATGAGTTTTCAGCAAATGCAAACCTTAGCTTCCCAAGACTGCTCCTGCCCTTCAGTTATTATAAACTGATACCAAAAAGATACTCACCTTCTACATCTGTGAGTTTAGGTGCTTCGTTTCAAAAAAACATCGGTATGGACCGTGTGAATTTTAATACAGGTCTGAATTATTTTGCCAATGTGAATGACGTGATATCTCACCGGCTGACGATCTTTAATACGCAACTCAGCCTAACGCGCAACAAAGACCGCTATTATGAATATTTCCCACGTGACGGCGATGTGCGTAATTATATTTTTGAGAAATATTCACCGGCATTATATGATCAGTTTATAGCGGGTCAGATTTCCTCGGATGAATTTTCGGCCATCATCCTTAATGATCAAGGATTTGTAAATTCTCTTACTCCTGAGCAACTTAATTCCTATAATACTTTCAGGCAGTCGCTTGTAAACAAGGACAGGCAAACGCAGGATGTTCTTATTTCTTCATTCATCTATAATTTCATTTACAATGAAATCGGTAAAAAGGAATTTGACAATCCATTTTATTTCAACGGAAAGGTTGAAGTGGCAGGTAATCTTCTTAGCATGATCGCCCGCGCGGAAGCAGAGAAAGGCATAACTACCGGTCAGCAGAAGACACTTTTCAAACTTCCACTTTCTCAGTTTGTAAAATTTGACGTGGACGTCCGTAAATATCTGACATTTGGAAAACAGACCTTAGCTATGCGCCAGTTCGTGGGCCTGGGCATTCCATACGGTAACTCCAATCAAATGCCTTTTGTGAGGTCCTATTTTAACGGTGGATCAAATGACATCCGTGCCTGGCGCCCATTTGGCGGACTGGGCCCGGCAGATTCGCAACTTGATGAAAGAATCAGGACTTTTGTAATGGGCAATGTAAAACTGACGTCCAGTGTAGAATACCGCATGCCGCTTACGGAAATGTATGAAGTGGCCGTATTTACTGATGCAGGAAACATTTGGAGTCTAAAGAATACAGGATTTGGCGACCAGTTTAAATTCAACAGATTTTTGAAACAAATGGGTGTTGGCAGTGGCTTCGGACTCAGGATAAACGTAGCTTATATCACTGCACGTATTGACCTTGCTTACAAGATTTACGACCCCAATAAACCTGAGGGTGACCGCTGGAGATTTGACAAAATACAGCCGCTAAAACCTACGCTGAACTTTGCGTTTGGCTACCCTTTCTAA
- a CDS encoding TrmH family RNA methyltransferase, with protein sequence MLTAHTIKILQSLDRKKYRQKHGLFAVEGNKIIRELRSSRYKIREIFSINPSGLDMPDANLVAIGESELKKISFLQNPRDSLALVEIPETEFVPDCRLQLVLDGIQDPGNFGTIVRLADWFGIEQVICSEDTVDLYNPKAIMSTMGSFSRVNVIYTDITAFLKESPNMSLGTDMDGQSIYSFAFPERMNIILGNEGSGMRPETESLISHNLTIPRFGNSKATESLNVSMAAGIILGQIFSAKEGR encoded by the coding sequence ATGCTTACGGCTCATACAATAAAGATATTACAGTCCCTCGACAGAAAAAAGTACCGGCAAAAGCACGGTTTATTTGCGGTTGAAGGTAACAAAATTATACGTGAACTGCGGAGTTCACGCTATAAAATTAGGGAAATATTTTCCATAAATCCAAGCGGTCTGGACATGCCCGATGCCAATCTGGTGGCGATTGGCGAGTCGGAACTCAAGAAGATCAGTTTCCTGCAGAACCCACGTGATTCTTTGGCACTGGTTGAAATTCCTGAAACGGAGTTCGTGCCGGACTGCAGACTGCAGCTCGTGCTGGACGGCATTCAGGATCCGGGAAATTTTGGTACAATCGTCCGGTTGGCAGACTGGTTTGGTATTGAACAGGTTATCTGTTCCGAAGATACTGTAGACCTTTATAATCCCAAAGCAATAATGTCCACGATGGGATCCTTCAGCCGGGTGAATGTAATTTATACAGATATCACAGCATTCCTGAAGGAATCTCCAAACATGAGTCTGGGAACAGATATGGACGGCCAAAGCATTTATTCTTTCGCCTTTCCGGAGAGAATGAATATCATCCTCGGCAATGAAGGCAGCGGGATGCGTCCGGAAACCGAAAGTTTAATCAGCCATAATCTTACAATACCACGATTCGGAAACTCTAAAGCTACTGAAAGCCTTAATGTTTCGATGGCTGCCGGTATTATACTGGGACAAATTTTTTCAGCAAAAGAAGGCCGGTGA
- a CDS encoding TlpA family protein disulfide reductase, whose product MKKLVLAVGLVAAICSCNKKETVVDNTDFATDSVTVPETNEPALIYKAVEYSPAQISDFLAEKDNDTLYVTNFFATWCAPCMREIPHFKEKMQELKGQPVKFTFISLDQKTDWATDVKNFAEINALTQNVVLLDGSLLQPDFFSTNFKNWDGSGIPFTFMRKRGQTDEYMSMMTKEQLDAKIDSFK is encoded by the coding sequence ATGAAGAAGTTAGTTTTGGCGGTTGGGTTAGTTGCTGCAATATGCTCCTGTAATAAAAAGGAAACAGTAGTTGATAATACTGATTTCGCCACCGACAGTGTAACTGTACCGGAAACAAACGAACCCGCTTTAATCTATAAAGCGGTGGAATATTCACCCGCACAGATTTCAGACTTTCTGGCAGAAAAAGACAATGATACTTTATATGTGACCAATTTCTTCGCAACATGGTGTGCACCCTGCATGAGAGAGATACCGCACTTCAAAGAGAAGATGCAGGAACTGAAAGGTCAACCCGTAAAATTCACCTTTATAAGCCTGGACCAGAAAACCGACTGGGCTACAGATGTTAAGAATTTTGCAGAAATAAACGCACTTACCCAAAATGTAGTTCTACTGGACGGCAGCCTGCTGCAACCAGATTTTTTCAGTACAAATTTCAAAAATTGGGATGGTAGCGGAATTCCCTTTACTTTCATGCGAAAGCGTGGGCAAACAGATGAATATATGAGTATGATGACCAAAGAGCAGCTGGACGCAAAAATTGATTCATTTAAATAA
- a CDS encoding MarR family winged helix-turn-helix transcriptional regulator: MENKNMEKVENVDLILKSTWLAVSKMYSELAHDHDATAVQALTLLKIDPKEGTRSTNLGPKMAIEPTSLTRIIKLLEDNGYIYKEKTSNDKREVIIKLTEKGLNSRNLSKEAVVNFNKAVMDRILPEKMDIFKEVMGDILMIANNLNNKK, from the coding sequence ATGGAAAACAAGAATATGGAAAAAGTAGAAAATGTAGATCTCATCCTTAAATCTACCTGGCTGGCAGTTTCAAAAATGTATTCGGAGCTGGCGCATGATCATGATGCTACGGCCGTGCAGGCGCTTACACTTCTTAAAATTGATCCTAAGGAAGGCACCAGAAGTACAAATTTGGGTCCCAAGATGGCCATTGAGCCTACTTCACTGACGCGGATCATAAAACTGCTGGAAGATAATGGTTACATCTATAAGGAAAAAACCTCCAATGACAAACGGGAAGTTATAATTAAGCTTACCGAGAAAGGTCTGAACAGCCGTAACCTGTCCAAGGAAGCGGTAGTGAACTTCAACAAGGCGGTTATGGACAGGATATTACCAGAGAAAATGGATATTTTCAAAGAGGTGATGGGTGATATTCTTATGATAGCTAATAATCTGAATAATAAAAAATAA